The genomic window CGCCAGCCGGTCGAGCAGCTCGCCCGGCGTGGCGCTCCCGGGGGCCTGGGAGACCGGCGCCGTCGCGGTGGCCGACAGCGCCGCGATCGCCTCGGCGCGGTCGGCGCAGACCACGTGGCGGCGGTGCGCGAAGGCGCGCCGGCCGCTCTGCAGCGTCCAGGCGACATCCGCCAGCGGCTGCTCGGGGTGCTGCTCCAGGTGCCGGGCCAGCCGCTCGGCCATCGCGGCCAGCGCGGCCGGGGTCCGGGCGGAGAGCACCAGCAGCTGGGCGCCCTCGTCCCGCGCGGCCCGCTCGGCCGCGCGCGGCGCCTCCTCCAGCACCACGTGCGCATTGGTGCCGCCGATGCCGAAGGAGCTGACGCCGGCCCGGCGCGGCCCGGCCGAATCCCAGGCGCGGTGCTCGGTGTTCACCGTGAAGGGGGTCTTGGCGAAGTCGATCACGGGGTTGGGACGGTCGAAGTGCAGGGTGGCGGGGATCGCCCGGTGCTCCAGCGCCAGCGCGGTCTTGATCAGCCCGGCCACGCCGGCGGCGGTGTCGGTGTGCCCGATGTTGGTCTTGGCCGAGCCGAGCAGCACGGAACCGGCCGGCACCTCCTCCTCGGCGCGGAAGGCCTGGGTCAGCGCGGAGACCTCGATCGGGTCGCCGACCGGGGTCCCGGTGCCGTGCGCCTCGACGTAGGAGATCGAGGCGGCGCTCACCTCGGCCGCCGCGTGCGCGAGCCGGATCACCTCGCTCTGGCCCTGCACCCCGGGCGCGGTGAAGCCGGCCCGCTCGTGCCCGTCGTTGTTGACCGCGGAGCCGCGGATCACGGCGTGCACGTGGTCGCCGTCGTCCAGCGCGTCCTGCAGCCGGCGCAGCACCACCACGCCCGCGCCGTCGCCGCCCACGATGCCCTTGGCGCCCGCGGAGAAGGTGCGGCAGCGGCCGTCGGGCGACATCGTGCCGCCCTCCACGTAGCGGTAGCCCGAGCGCGGCAGCCGCAGCGTGATCCCGCCGGCCAGCGCCATGTCGCAGTCGCCGGCCAGCAGTGCCCGGCCGGCCTCGTGGACGGCGACCAGCGAGGACGAACAGGCCGTCAGCACCGCCATGCTGGGCCCGGTCAGGCCGAGCTTGTAGGAGATGCGGGTGGCCAGGTGCTCGGGCTCGTTGGAGATGGTCAGCGTCAGGGCGTCGACGCCGGGGAACCGCTCGGCCTGGGCCTGGGTCAGCGCGGCGTAGCCGTTGCGGCCGGTGCCGGCGTAGACGCCCACCGTGCCGGGCGTGGTGCGCGGGTCGTAGCCCGCCCGCTCCAGGGCCTCCCAGGCGCACTCCAGGAACATCTGGTGCTGCGGGTTGAGCAGGGTGGCGTCGCGGGAGGAGAACTGGAAGAAGTCCGCGTCGAACTCGCCCACGCCGTCCACGATGCCGTGCATCGGCACGTAGCGCGGGTCCTCCAGCGCCGCCGGGTCGTGGCCCCAGGCGCGCAGCTCCTCGGCGGAGAAGGCGCGCACCGAGTCCACCCCGGCCGTCAGGTTCGCCCAGTACTCCTCGGGCGTCGCGGCGCCGGGGAACCGGCACGCCATGCCCACGATGGCGATGTGCGTGTCGTTCTCGGCGGCGTAGTCGTCGCTGCCGTAGTCCTCGCCGGTCATCAGATCGTGTCCTTCGGTGTGCTGTCGGCGAGCTGTGAGGTCTCGTCGGGGGTACGGGCAGGGGTGGGGCGCCGGTTCTGGGCGCGCAGCGACTTCAGTCGGCTGCTGCCGCGCCGCAGGCGGTCGGCGGCGGGGGCGGGGTCGGCGGCCGTCGGGGCGGCATCGCCGGTCGCGGCGGCGGGTGTGGCGGCGGGTACGGCGGGCTGGGCGTCGAGCCGGCGGGCCAGGGCGGCGATGGTGGGGTGCTCGAAGACGGTGAGGATGCTCAGCTCCTGGTCCAACTCCGCGGCCAGCGCCTCGCGGACGGTGGCCAGCAGCAGCGAGTGGCCGCCGATGTCGAAGAAGTTGTCCTGGGTGCCGAAGTTCTCGTGCCCCAGCGCCTTCGCCCACACGGCGGCGATCCGCTGCTCCAGCGGGGTGCGCGCGGCGCCCTGCGGCACGGTCCGGCCGGCCAGTGGCACCGCCTGTCCGGCCAGCGCGTCGCGGTCGACCTTGCCGTTGGCGGTCAGCGGCAGCGCGTCCAGCACCTGGTAGTCGTGCGGGCGCATGTAGCCCGGGAGTTGGCGGCCGACCTGCTCGTGCAGCTCGGCCCGGTCGGGCGGGCTCGCGGGGTCGGCGAGCACCAGGTAGGCGGTGAGGACCGGTTCGGCCGTCCCGTCGGGCCCGGCCGGATCCGCTGCGACCAGCGCGACGATGGCGTCCCGCACGCCGGGGTGGGCGCGCAGGATGTTCTCGATCTCGCCGGCCTCGATCCGGAAGCCGCGGATCTTCAACTGCTGGTCGTTGCGGCCCAGGAAGTCGAGAGTCCCCTCGGGCCGCCGGCGCACCAGGTCGCCGGTGCGGTAGAGCCGGGCGCCGGGGGTACTGCTGAAGGGGTGCGGGACGAAGCGGTCGGCGGTCAGCTCGGGCCGGCCCAGGTAGCCGCGGGCCAGCGCCACTCCGCCCAGGTACAGCTCGCCCGGCAGCCCGATCGGCACCGGGTTCAGCTCCTGGTCCAGCACGAGGGCCTCGACGCCCGCGATCGGCCGGCCGATGTCCGGCAGGGCGCCGCGGCCGTGCGTGTCGGGCGCCACCGGGCCGGAGGTGGCGACCACCGTGCCCTCGGTCGGACCGTAGTTGTTGACCAGCTGGAACGGAAGCTCCCGGGACCCGATGCCGCGCAGCCGGTCGCCGCCGGTCAGCACCGAGCGCGGGGCGCCGCCGGCCGGCCAGGGCGCGGCGGCGATCCGCTCGACCAGCGGAGTGGGCACGAAGCAGCTGGTCACCTCGCGGTCGACCAGCCAGTCGGTCAGCTCGCCCGGGGACAGCACGGTTGCGGCGTCCGGCACTTCGAGGGTGGCACCGGCGGCCAGCGTTGGCCAGATCTCCCAGACCGAGGCGTCGAAGCCCGGAGCGGCGATCAGCGTGCTGCGGTCGCCCGCGGTCAGGCCGAAGGTGCGGTGGTGCCAGGCGACCAGGTTGGCCAGCGCCCGGTGCTCGATCATCACGCCCTTGGGCAGGCCGGTCGAGCCCGAGGTGTAGATCACGTAGGCGAGGTCGGTGAGCCGGGCGCGCGGCACCGCCTCGGCGGCCGGAGCCTCGGCGGCCAGCGCCTGGGCGAGCGTCAGCACCGTCACGGTGTGCGGCAGTGCGATGTCCTGATGGTCCGTCAGGACCAGCAGCGGGCGCGCCTCGGAGAGCACTGCGGCCAGCCGGCCCGGCGGGTTGGCCGGGTCCAGCGGCAGGTAGGCGGCACCGCTCTTCAGCACGCCGAGCACGGCGACGACCAGCTCCGGTCCGCGCGGCAGGCAGGTCGCCACCAGGGCGCCGGGCCGGGCGCCCGCCGCACGCAGCCGGGCCGCCACCAGCTCGGCCCGGCGGTCGAGTTCGGCGTAGCTCAGCGACCGGTCGGCGGTGCGCACCGCGATGGCCTCGGGCCGTTCGCGGGCCTGCCGCTCGACCAGCGTGTCCACGCACTCGGCGCCGGGCGCCGGCGGCGCCTCGGCACCGGCCAGCACGGTGCGCTCCTCCTGGACGCCGAGCAGCGGCAGCCGGGCCAGCGGCGCCTCCGGTGCGGCCAGCGCCGCGGTCAGCAGTCGCTGGAACCGCTCGCCGAGCAGTCCTGCGGTGCCCGCCTCGTACACGTCGCTCTGGTAGCTCACGTAGCCGCCGGACTGCTCCGGTCCGAGGGCCACCTGCAGGGTCAGCTCGAACTTGGCGGTGCTGATCCGGATCGGCACCGGGCTCGCGGTCAGGCCGCGCGGACCGGTTACCGCCGTGGTGGCGCTCTCGTAGCTGAAGGCGTGCTGGAAGATCGGGTGCCGCGAGGTGGTCCGCTCGGGCTGGAGCTCCTCCACCACCTGCTGGAAGGGCAGGTCCTGGTACTCGTGCCCGGCCAGGAAGGTGTCGCGGACCTGCGGCAGCAGCTCGGCGAAGGTCATCCCCGGGCGCAGCCGCACCCGCAGCGGCAGCACGTTGACGAAGAGCCCGACGATCCTTTCGGTCTCCAGCCTGGTGCGGCCGCTGACCGGCACGCCGATCACCACCTCCGCGGTGCCGGCCAGCCGGGCCAGCAGCACGGCGTACGCGCTGAGCAGCACGGTGAACTTGGTGACCCGGTACCGGGTGGCCAGGGTCCCCAGCTGCTGGGCGAGTTGCGGGGAGAACTGGAAGGGCCGGGAGGCCCCGGCGCCGCTCGGCACCGCCGGGTGCGGCCAGTCGGTCGGCAGCGAGAACTGCTCGGGCGCACCGGCCAACTGCTCCCGCCAGTAGGCCATGGCCTCGGCGCGGCGCGGTCCGGCCAGCATCTGGCGCTCGGCGGCGGCGTAGTCCCGGTAGTCGTACGCCTCGACAGCCGGTTCGGCGCCCTGTTCGGGGGCGCCGTCGAGCGCGGCGGCGTACTCCTCGTTCAGGTCGCGCTGCAGGAGGCCGATCGACCAGCCGTCGACCACGATGTGGTGGAAGGCGAGCACCAGCACGTGCTCCTCGGCCGCGAGCCTGATCAGCCCGGCCCGGAAGAGCGGGCCGCCCACCAGGTCGAAGGTGCTCAGGGCGAGGCGGTCCACCGCCTCGCCCAGTGCCCGCTCGCGGGCGGGCGCGGGCAGGTCGGTGAGGTCGGTGACGGGCAGCTCCACGGTCAGCCGCGGCGCGATCCGCATCATCGGCACGCCGTCCACCAAGGGGATGGTGGCGCGCAGCAGGCTGTGCCGCTCGGCCAGCCGGGCCACCGCCCGGGTCATGGCGGGCAGGTCGAGCGGGCCGCGCAGCCGGGTGGCCTGCGGCACGTTGTACTCGCTGCTGTCCGGGCGCAGTTGCCAGAAGAACCAGAGCCGCTGCTGGGCCGAGGAGAGCGGCGAGAGCGGCTGGTGCGCGTCACCGCTCACCGGTGGCCACCTCTCCGGCGAGCAGGGGTGCCGTGTAGCCGGCGAGTTCGGCAAGCGTGGGGTGGTCGAAGAAGGCCGCCAGCGGTATCTCCACCCCGAGCGTCCGGCGGGCCCGGGAGATCACCTGCGAGGCGGTGAGCGAATGGCCGCCCAGCTCGAAGAAGTTGTCGTCGGCGGTCAGGTCGTCGAGGCGCAGCACGTCCTGCCAGATGAGGGTGAGCGCGTTCTGCAGTTCGTCCAGCGAACCAACGCTGGCCGGTGATTCCGGCACCTGCTGTGCGGTGCTGTCCGTCGATTGCCCGTGGAGGGTCATGGCCGCAGGCTTCCTCTCTGTCCGAAGCGTTGTGGGAAGGGGTCAATTCGGGCCTGCTGCAAAGACCTTCACACAGGTTGCGGGGCCTGGCACTGATCCAAAGATTCCCGGCCGGGCAGAGGGAATGCAACCCGTCCTACCCCTTGGGGCGAGGACGGTCGCACTTAGGGGCAACGGAAGTCCAAATTCCGTTTTTCCCGGCCGGTGATCACGGGAAGGTTTCGGTGGTCGTGGCCCGATGGGCGGCCGGGCTGTGCGAGATGCCCCTTCGGGCAGTTCGGGTGCGCCTCATGGTGCAGCCGGGCGCTTGCACGGTCGAGCGGTTCGCGGACGCCCGACAGGGCCGAGTTCCAGCCACTCGGGCAGGGGTGCGATGCTGCTCGGTGGGGGCGATAGGGCCGCTCCTGTCCGGACTGTCCGGTTCTGTGCCCAGGAATCCGGGGAGTTCCGAGAACGGCGCATAAT from Kitasatospora sp. NBC_01250 includes these protein-coding regions:
- a CDS encoding beta-ketoacyl synthase N-terminal-like domain-containing protein — encoded protein: MTGEDYGSDDYAAENDTHIAIVGMACRFPGAATPEEYWANLTAGVDSVRAFSAEELRAWGHDPAALEDPRYVPMHGIVDGVGEFDADFFQFSSRDATLLNPQHQMFLECAWEALERAGYDPRTTPGTVGVYAGTGRNGYAALTQAQAERFPGVDALTLTISNEPEHLATRISYKLGLTGPSMAVLTACSSSLVAVHEAGRALLAGDCDMALAGGITLRLPRSGYRYVEGGTMSPDGRCRTFSAGAKGIVGGDGAGVVVLRRLQDALDDGDHVHAVIRGSAVNNDGHERAGFTAPGVQGQSEVIRLAHAAAEVSAASISYVEAHGTGTPVGDPIEVSALTQAFRAEEEVPAGSVLLGSAKTNIGHTDTAAGVAGLIKTALALEHRAIPATLHFDRPNPVIDFAKTPFTVNTEHRAWDSAGPRRAGVSSFGIGGTNAHVVLEEAPRAAERAARDEGAQLLVLSARTPAALAAMAERLARHLEQHPEQPLADVAWTLQSGRRAFAHRRHVVCADRAEAIAALSATATAPVSQAPGSATPGELLDRLALELPTAERAALLGALGRIWQDGSPVDWARLHEGALPHRVPLPSYPFERRHHLIRPEPFTAPDTDASAVTAVTATVAAADAVTGAPAEQPAGGAQDSASIEERLAVLFAKVLGETEDLAERDFFELGGDSLTAVQLFSLVEDDFGVAPPLEAIFDAPTVTEFAVVIQELLTTLQASEAADDTRGTS
- a CDS encoding non-ribosomal peptide synthetase, which encodes MSGDAHQPLSPLSSAQQRLWFFWQLRPDSSEYNVPQATRLRGPLDLPAMTRAVARLAERHSLLRATIPLVDGVPMMRIAPRLTVELPVTDLTDLPAPARERALGEAVDRLALSTFDLVGGPLFRAGLIRLAAEEHVLVLAFHHIVVDGWSIGLLQRDLNEEYAAALDGAPEQGAEPAVEAYDYRDYAAAERQMLAGPRRAEAMAYWREQLAGAPEQFSLPTDWPHPAVPSGAGASRPFQFSPQLAQQLGTLATRYRVTKFTVLLSAYAVLLARLAGTAEVVIGVPVSGRTRLETERIVGLFVNVLPLRVRLRPGMTFAELLPQVRDTFLAGHEYQDLPFQQVVEELQPERTTSRHPIFQHAFSYESATTAVTGPRGLTASPVPIRISTAKFELTLQVALGPEQSGGYVSYQSDVYEAGTAGLLGERFQRLLTAALAAPEAPLARLPLLGVQEERTVLAGAEAPPAPGAECVDTLVERQARERPEAIAVRTADRSLSYAELDRRAELVAARLRAAGARPGALVATCLPRGPELVVAVLGVLKSGAAYLPLDPANPPGRLAAVLSEARPLLVLTDHQDIALPHTVTVLTLAQALAAEAPAAEAVPRARLTDLAYVIYTSGSTGLPKGVMIEHRALANLVAWHHRTFGLTAGDRSTLIAAPGFDASVWEIWPTLAAGATLEVPDAATVLSPGELTDWLVDREVTSCFVPTPLVERIAAAPWPAGGAPRSVLTGGDRLRGIGSRELPFQLVNNYGPTEGTVVATSGPVAPDTHGRGALPDIGRPIAGVEALVLDQELNPVPIGLPGELYLGGVALARGYLGRPELTADRFVPHPFSSTPGARLYRTGDLVRRRPEGTLDFLGRNDQQLKIRGFRIEAGEIENILRAHPGVRDAIVALVAADPAGPDGTAEPVLTAYLVLADPASPPDRAELHEQVGRQLPGYMRPHDYQVLDALPLTANGKVDRDALAGQAVPLAGRTVPQGAARTPLEQRIAAVWAKALGHENFGTQDNFFDIGGHSLLLATVREALAAELDQELSILTVFEHPTIAALARRLDAQPAVPAATPAAATGDAAPTAADPAPAADRLRRGSSRLKSLRAQNRRPTPARTPDETSQLADSTPKDTI
- a CDS encoding phosphopantetheine-binding protein — encoded protein: MTLHGQSTDSTAQQVPESPASVGSLDELQNALTLIWQDVLRLDDLTADDNFFELGGHSLTASQVISRARRTLGVEIPLAAFFDHPTLAELAGYTAPLLAGEVATGER